gtccGGGCTGCTGGCCGGGGACACGCCGAGCTcagtgcagcccagctccagcccctttGCTGCTGGGAACATTTGCACGGCTGCAGTCCCTGGGAGCtgcgctggggctgcaggggctgggcacggctccggcagctcccactgctccccGTGGCTCCCAGTCCGGACCGAGAGCAGCAgcggtgccagcagcagctcctcctgtgcagcGCGGCCTGGGGCAGCTTTCCCCgcgggcagcagcaggggcacgGCTGCCTGCTGTCGGTAGCAtgccccctgctccagcagggacagggacagctgggacacccGCTCGGGATCCTGCAGCTCCtcgctctgcagcagcagctgcgtCTGCCCAGGGCACCCCTGGATCACAACTGACTCCAGTCTGTCCCTGCTCTTCCACAGGGCCGCCTTTGGCCGCTGCTCTCTGTAatcccagtggctgcagctcttTCCCAGCCCGTGGGTTCGGAGCTCTCCCTCCTCAGAACCATCTGGAGAAGATTCCTTCAGATCTGGAGAAGATTCCTTCAGCCTGTGTTCTGGCTGGGAGCTCCTGTCCGTGCCCTCCACGCACAGTCCATAggtcagggccaggctggagctgcctggggcagcagcaatgccctgCTCGGCTTTCTGAGGAGTGTAGGCAGTGATGGCAGCTGGCATTTCcacctggcagggctgagggggcagctgcactgctgggacatcCACCTGCTGCTGGTAGGGACAGGAGGGACGTGCTGGCTCCAGGGACCAGTTCAGGTGTTGGCTCATCTGGGCCAGCTGCACTTCAGGGATGAAGGAGGAAGATTTGGAGAAGCTGAGGGGCTTTATGATGTGCTCCACTGTCAGGGTGAGAGGCTGGAAGGATGGAATCCCTCTGAAGTCCTGGTGGAGGAGATCAAAGAGCAGAGTTATTACCAAGAAGCTGAAGGGTTGCTGTAGTTACTGTAGCATTTTCTTTGGAGAAGTGTCAGTAAAATCCACTAACAGCCACCAGGGATCTGCTCTGCTGACAAAAGAGCtctgctgctatttttttttttctgctggaaaatcaCCATTCCCAGGAATACAGACATTTCTCATTGTCTATTAACTGAGCAGCCTTGAAACATGAGGAAGAAAATCTCCTGCTTTCACTTTTGCAAGATTTGGCCTAAGCCCTGCAGCATGAAAATCCTTGAGCTCATTAGCCTGAAACCCAGTTCTTGCTGTGGGAGATGAGGGATAGGGGAGAATCCCAGGGTTTCAAGGGCAACTGGGGATTTAGGATGCCCCAGCTTTAACTGCCTAACCCAAGGGGCTCAGTTTGGGGCAGGTTCTGAGCACTTTAAAATACCAGGAATCTGCAGTGATTGCCCTAGAGCAAGCTCCTTAACCCTTTAAATGAAAGAGGGAGAGTTTGATTGGATCCTGGGGAGAAATGTTTTACTCAGAGAGtgctgaggcacagagcagctctggctgcccctgcatccccagcagtgcccaaggccaggctggacattggggctgggaaCACCTGGGACAGTGACAGATGTGGATCCCATACAGGATCTAAATGGACTAAATGACCCttccagccccaggcagggaggattctgtgatttgcaggctgagctgcagtggCTGAGGGCACTCAccagggccctgggctgggcactgcgCTGTTTGATGTATTTGTAGCTCACATAAGCAGTGGCAGCAAaaaccagcccagcacagaaGGCCAGGGCCACCAGACAGTAGAGAATCCACGTCTTGTCTGGGGAAAgaacaaatggaaaaagagcTGGATTAGAAAAATGTCACAATTAGCTAGTGATGTCACAGGTTTAGTctcacagaattaattttttaattattaaaacattCTGTGCTGAAAATCAATGCATTTTGTGTATCCAATATCCCATCTGGACTTTTCAGCTTTCAGCACAGTTAGCAGCCTCACCTGCCAGTGTTTTGACCCAAAACACCTGAGGTTTGCTTCTTCTCTGGAGCAGACAGATATAAACTGTCCCGTTGTATTCAGTGTCTGGGTCCAAGTTGGAAACTTCAAATTCTTTGTTGTGCTCATTCTTTGTCCACTGTTGAAAAGAAAGGTAAAATCTGTA
The sequence above is drawn from the Ammospiza caudacuta isolate bAmmCau1 chromosome 25, bAmmCau1.pri, whole genome shotgun sequence genome and encodes:
- the IL22RA1 gene encoding interleukin-22 receptor subunit alpha-1, producing the protein MKGFLIVLAGVSVLGIVTTERSSCLKRAAFSSTNFENILTWETEADIPPGTVFDVQYKQYGEKSWLSKQECQSITQLFCNLSRETENFTEHFYGRVRARGCSSSWVRSERFEPRKETIIGPPQVEHVPQARSIRFLIRPPLTPLRGEDQQQLSVEDIYSKFGAVDYHLIIFNQRTQQQWTKNEHNKEFEVSNLDPDTEYNGTVYICLLQRRSKPQVFWVKTLADKTWILYCLVALAFCAGLVFAATAYVSYKYIKQRSAQPRALDFRGIPSFQPLTLTVEHIIKPLSFSKSSSFIPEVQLAQMSQHLNWSLEPARPSCPYQQQVDVPAVQLPPQPCQVEMPAAITAYTPQKAEQGIAAAPGSSSLALTYGLCVEGTDRSSQPEHRLKESSPDLKESSPDGSEEGELRTHGLGKSCSHWDYREQRPKAALWKSRDRLESVVIQGCPGQTQLLLQSEELQDPERVSQLSLSLLEQGACYRQQAAVPLLLPAGKAAPGRAAQEELLLAPLLLSVRTGSHGEQWELPEPCPAPAAPAQLPGTAAVQMFPAAKGLELGCTELGVSPASSPDGDGDRDTPLTMLFKDLDLKVQWDEESTELY